ATCGATAAATTTGTAGACTATTGAATTGGCTATGTCACCGTTAATTGTTGGAAATCACCCAAGGCAGAATTGAGCAAGGTTTCTGGTGTGATTTGACTGTGCTGTTCAAAAGCTCGTTGCCAACCCAGATAGTTTGACAAGTATTTGGTCGCCACGCCGTTAAAGCGCTCCAGCCACCGTTTAAGCCGGCTATGATAAGCATTAACATTCTGTACATGATAAGCGCCACGAACCCGCTGACCTTGGCTAAGATTGACGATTTCGTGACTGATGCCTTCTGCCATGCAAAAGGTCTTGTAGGTCGGATTAGCATCACTGACCAGAAGAGCATCCGTATCCAGCGTCGGTTTTAGAGCGGCGACAAGAAGTTTCTTGGTGAGCGGTCCGTTACCGGTGACGAAATCCAACGTTTGTCCCGAACGATCACAAAAGCATCTGATTTTGCTTAAAGGTACAATAAAACCCTGGTAGCTAGAAGCATTATTGCCTTTCATGCGAAAGACGCCCAAGCAGTATGATCAGCTCAATCAAGAAGAGAGCAAAATCTCCATAAGCGAGAAATTCTTGGCATTCAGCTTGTACTCATGCCAACAATCCGTCTGCCTTAGATGAGACAGGTAACTAATCAGGAAAGGTTTAGGCCGCCAGGCACTGGCCGGAAGCTTATCGTGACCAAACATCTAGAAATCGAACTTTCGTTGGATATGGATGACGGTGACATACACCAACATTTCCTAGAGAACGTCGATGATCTGCATCCCGCCATGGATCTCGATGTGGGTCAGGACGCTGACAACCGCATCCAAATCGATGAAATCGCTATTGAAGCTATCGAGTGCGAAAAGAACTCAATCTTCATAAAGTACATAGTCGAGTATTCCGCCTACTATGGATGTGATGACGCGAATTTCTCGGATTACGATCAAAGAGCTATCACAGGTAAGCGTGTCGGCAATACCTTCGTATTCGAAGAACACGTTTATCCCGAAAGGCTAACTCTAGCGGACGAGCTTTAGCTGACATGCCTAACACTTGATCCGGCCTGTGAAGGATTAGTAGGAGCTAAAAAGAAATAAAAGGGCAATGCGTAGAAATACGCATTGCCCTTTTTAGCCAAACCAATTATTTTCGATATTTATGAATCGTCGTTACCACTCGTTTTATTTGTGGTTGAAACTGATTTCATATCTGATTGCTCCGCTGCCATCGCGTGGTGAAGAGCAGCTTGCTCCAAATATTCTTCCGCTGCTTTTTCGTATTTACGAATCTTGTAAATCACGTGCGATTTAATGTTCTTGCCATTTATACCGAAGTGGCTGGTACGTGGTTTGTTTTTGAAGATTTCTTGTTGCTCGGTAATCTTGGCTTCCATTTCTGCCGCCATGGACTCAAATTTATTAGCCAGGACCTCATGATTTACATCATCAGATGCAACAGAATTCATAGAGGCACCGAAGATCAGGAACATAAATAACGAAAAACTAAAACATATTTTTGGTCGTTGTTCTCATGATGGTTTCTCCTATAACTTCCCTTTGGAACCATTGTATGTCCGTCAACCTGATGAGTATATTGGGGTAACTATTATTCTTCTCTAAGGGTAACCTTTAGGAGGGTGCTACGCCAAAACTGGCGTTTTAATTTGAATGTGAGCCCAAGTGCATTTTCATTTGCAGTTATTGTGAGTTCAAAAAAACGTTGAATGCAAGCGGCTGTTTTTAAACGCGAGCCGTTACAATTAATGGAGGTTAATTGCGATGCGCAAGACTAAATCAACTATTTTTGAGGCCGTATATGACACGGCAAAGGGTTTACACAAAGCCGGCGTGCTGGATCAAGTTACGTTGCGTGAATTCGATCGATTGTGCTTGCCGCCTATTGAACCGTTGAGACCGGAGCAGATAAAAGAAATTCGCGAAGCCACACGAGTCAGTCAGGCGGTGTTTGCTGCCATACTAAACACAAGTGTTTCGACAATACAGAAATGGGAAATCGGACAGAAACGGCCAACAGGAACCGCTCTTAAGTTGCTACATCTGGTGCAAAAGCGCGGTCTGAAAGCTGTCGTCTGATCGGTTTAATTTCCTTATTTTGTAGCATTTATGTATTTACGCATCAGAGGTCCAGATGTGTTAAGAACATATTATTAATCAATTGGTTATACTGGTTTTATAAATTGCTCATAATGTTTATTATGTTAAATAGTATTAAATATATAACTTATTATCAATTAGTTATATATTAACTCCTAACCTTCAGAATATACTGTAACCAGTATAGTTAAGCGTCAAAAGCGACGTTATGATAGGGTTCCCCTTGCTTATGAGGGCTTATTTGGATTGTTACTTTTTGATTCATCCGTTTTAGAAAATCGAGCAATTTATCAACGGTAAAACGGCTAAAATGGCCGTTTAGCAAGTGAGACACTTCAGTTTGTTTAATTCCTAACAGTTCAGCAATTTCCCGCTGTTTCATATCTTTTCTTTTAAGAAGCTCAACCACATGAAAACCAACCATACCGCGCGCTTGTAGCTCCTCGGCATTATCTATTCCAAGATCATCAAAAACATTACCTGAGCTGTTTTCAAATTCAATGTTCCCTTGTTTTTTCATGGCTCTCTAGCTCCTTTGCTTCTTGGGGAAATTTTAAACGACTCCAACAGAAACATGCCATTCAGATATCGAGAATTACCGTGAACGTAGGCGATACTCGCTAATCAGCGTCTTATTTTAAGGCTATGTCATCGAACTGTGTGGAAATATTCCAACGGCTTCACCAGCGACTGAATAGTTTTCCATGATTTGCTCCCACTAAACCCTAATATTCATCTGACATAGCCAGATTAATACGATTCTACACAGTTCGATGACATAGCCTATTTTAATGGTGCGATGAGTCTTCAGCACTAAACAGTCGGCCTCGGAATCCACCAAAGATAGAAAACCATCCCAAAACTCCACCAGTGATTGCACAACAATGATTACGGCGACCACCTCCCAACCTACGGGCAGCGCCAGAGCAAATGGAAGGACAATGAAAGAATTGCGCGTACCGAGACTGAAGGCTAGCGTCCGTCCCTGATCAGTTGGCAATCTTAGCCAGCGGGCAAGTATCCATGCGATTAGCGCAGCCAGTAAAAGAAATATTACAAATATTGGCACGACAACTGGCATGAACGCAAGTGCTCCGATTACTACATTCACCCTGTATTCGCAATGAGAAACACAACCAGAGCAAGCAACGGCACCGGCAACCAGCCAAACGATCGCGCCACAAGCACGTTTGGGCCGCGCTTCAATCCAGCTTTCCGATACTGCTGCTAGCAGTAGAGGAGTTAGAACCTGGCAATAACTGGCCAAATATCAGTTAGCTTCAGGATCTGCGCTCAACTCAGTTCCTACCATTAACCACAGATAGACCGGTAGTAACAACAATTGTAGCAAAAGATTGATAGGGTGTTATGCTAATTGCACGCGGCACATTGCCACCGCCCAGTTGACTAAAAGTAATAAACCAATCGGTGCAAGGTAACAGTAATACCAGCAGTACGCCCAGGCGTAATGCAGGGTGGTCAGGCAAAAACTGCACCAGCCCCCAAACCAATAGCGGAATTAAAATGAAATTGCCGATCAGTACGGCCTTGATAAAGCGATGATCGAGGAACGCATCATTCAGATGAAGCAGTGGAACCTGCGCAAAGTTGCGTAGAGCAATAAACCAAGTGCCGACCATAAAAGCGCCTCGAACAACGTTGCGAGTTCGAATTGAAAACTACCAAAGACCAAGCCCGCTATGATAGCGACGAGATAGATCCATACCTGTTGGCGTTCTAGTGCGAGGCGACTAAACTGCATTTGTTTAAGCATAAGTTATTCCAGCATAATCTTTACATAGGGGTAGATCCCATAAGGTGATGCAGGAGTACATAGGAAATATCATTGAATAAATCACCCCGCCGCAAGCAGCGAGGTATTAAGAGCACTTCTTCAAGCTGCTGGTTTTCAACCAGCCTCCGCCCCAAGGGGCGAGGAATTTAACCCGGAAGAGATTAAAAATGGAAAATACCATGTATTCATGTCAGCACCTAAATCAGTGGTAGCATCCAAGCTGGATAAGCTGAAATTCCATTACTTCTCTCTTGGGCTTTTATATCTTCCCAGAAAACTTCCGGCAACACGCATACTAGCAGCGTACCAATTAATAGAAAGAGCCCTAATTCGTTAAATGATAAGATTTGTATCCATTGGA
Above is a window of Nitrosomonas sp. DNA encoding:
- a CDS encoding DNA-binding transcriptional regulator, whose protein sequence is MRKTKSTIFEAVYDTAKGLHKAGVLDQVTLREFDRLCLPPIEPLRPEQIKEIREATRVSQAVFAAILNTSVSTIQKWEIGQKRPTGTALKLLHLVQKRGLKAVV
- a CDS encoding XRE family transcriptional regulator — protein: MKKQGNIEFENSSGNVFDDLGIDNAEELQARGMVGFHVVELLKRKDMKQREIAELLGIKQTEVSHLLNGHFSRFTVDKLLDFLKRMNQKVTIQISPHKQGEPYHNVAFDA